Within the Mus caroli chromosome 10, CAROLI_EIJ_v1.1, whole genome shotgun sequence genome, the region GccaggtctataatcccagcactgggaaggcagaggcaggcagatctctgagttccaggttccaggacagccagggctactggcctaacaagacaaataaacaaacagacaaataagtgTAGATTGCTGTCTGTAAGCAGGTGAGGGCAGGTGAaagataaggctagagcctgtgattgggcagtggaaaaagaaagtgGGCTGAGAGTTTTAGAGACGAGtatagagagacagacaagacaaagggagaaggagatgaggtgacaagatggaacctataggagAGGAAGACGAACTGGATCCATGTGGCttgaaatagccacaggtagctatggatACCAAAGAAGAGCGACAGGTAATGTAGGGCAATTTGTCCAATCGAGGTGGGCAGCTTGCGCCAATATCAActgagttttgagttctttgtgtgggcattttggggATTAAGAATTTACTgctataaatctgactgataattTAGATAGGGGTCAGGGTTTAGAGCAAGTTAGAAGCAGACAAGCCACAGGGGATGGATGAGCGGGAATGTCAGAGTGGCTCAAGGGTggattgtttttttaataattacacgctacaaataagtctttaaaaaaaaaaaaaggaagagggctggcgagatggctcagcaggtaagagtactgactgctcttccaaaggtcgagttcaaatcccagccaccacatggtggctcacaaccaccctcttctggtggtgcatctgacagctacagtgtacttacttataataataaataaatcttaaaaaaaaaagagagaaaaaaaggaagaaaagaaaaaaaaaaaaaagaaagacaaaacattttaaagctgaTTGtgaccaggcatgatggcacagacCTATGATCCAAGCgcttgtgaggctgaggcaggaggatcacctcaGGTTCCCGGCTAGTGTGGACTATGTGGTGAATCATAGGTCAGTCTAGGTTATAGAATGGAAAAGgatcagaaaatgaaaatcaatcaaTAATCCACCCCTTGTTCTCCAGGAGGTGGAGCACAGGCTGCCTGTCCCGGGCGCTGCTCTGGCCAGTGCTCTACCCACTGTGAGCCCATGGGATGGGATGGCTACCATGGCACCCTCTCTGCTGTGGTGAACCAGAGCATCTAGGACTTCTGTGTTCTGGAGGGCAGGCACACGGGGCAGGCTATGCCCACCATTAGTATATGAGCCTTACTAACATGGGGAGCAGAGATCCTTGGGGTAACCAGGCCCTGCACCTTCTCAACTATGCCATCATACTCTGTCTCCTCACCTGGGTGACCCAGTGCTAAGGACACCCTCTGGCTGCTGGCCCAGAACACAGTGCAGCAGAGTAATGGTGGCCCGGACCCCACCCAGCAGGAGTCATGGTACCCATCCCCACTCACCAGGGGCTCCAGCTCTTTGGGGTCAATGAGGTTGAACTCGGTGACAAAGTAGTAGAAGTGCTTGTAGCAGGTGTTGACGTGCGCCTCAGAGCCCATCTGGGCGATGCGGTCGAAATGGTGGATGTACACATGCACGAACACGCGGAACAGCCTTGACAGGATCTTGCGCACTGCCTGCAGGAAGGTCTTGGGGAATGGTGTGCCTGGGGATGGGCAGAGGGACCGAAAGGAGACCTGTCAGGGCCCGGCAGCCTGGCCTGAGATGTGCTCCACCTGAGCCACAGAGGTGAGAACAGATGAGACTCAGAGAGCTCAAGGCCCAGGCTCGAGGTCACATGGCCTGTGTCTAGGAACCAGTTTCCTGCCAATCCAAAGATTGGTTTCCATGAAGCGTGGCTGGTGTTTGTCTGCGGAGCCTTCCTGTCTGTGAGGAGGCCCCAGCCCATTCTGAGCACCTTGCTCTGCCCTTTCCAAAGCCCCAGGGAAGTCTCCCAGGCCTGGCAGATGCCACCCTGTTACTGCCCACTCCTGGGGTTCTTCTATATAGTCACCAACCACACAGCAAGCAAATGTATGACTTTATGTGTGTTCCACAGCCAAGGCAGCCAGCGTCACTGGATGTCCCCAGGGCCAGAGCTAGAGAAAGAGGTGAGCAGGCTAAGAGGCTAGGACAGTGGCTCTTAACCTGTGGCTCTCGACCCTTTGGaggccacatatcagatatcacacatatattatgattcatagcagcagaaaataagttatgaagtagccacagaGAACTCTATGGTTGAGGCCAGCACAGCGTGAGGAACTACCTGTATTAGTTAGTACTTACtgccttaggaaggctgagaaccactgaactaggAAGATCGCTATACCCTGGGCCCCAGAGTCCAAGCATGTCTTCTCCAGTGGAGAGGGGAGTTATAGGTGGGCTCAAGGTAAGACCTTCAGCTGGGGTCATCTGTGATCATCTAGGGGTCAATGTCACCATCGGGTGCGGGGAGGGAGATAGAAGGGTGTCAGGCAGGAGACTGGGGATGCTGTGCTGCTACTTCTGAGGACAGAGCCTAGCATGTTGTgtgctacacatacacataaaataacaggtatacacacacacacacacacacacacacacacacaccaagaagccAGGCAGAGCCCATTTGGCCCTTTCTGCTCAGTGTGTACTCAGCAGACGTGGTCCTGGTGTGGTAGATGAGGGTACGGGCCTGACTCACCAACATTAGTGGGGAAGATGTCCTCGTTGTTGATCTGCACCTCGATCCAGTCCATAAGCAGGTCCATGTAGCGGGGTGCGGACAGCGCCGTGGGCTTCCGGAAGCGTTGCTCATCCTGCCAGCGGTACTCGTACTTGGGGCCCCCGGACATGACCGGGCATGACTGCTCGGTGCAGCCATCACTGATGGTACCATAGATGAGGTTGACGCGATTGAAGAAGTCCACCACATGCACAGCCACCCAGTCGTTGAGATCCTCGCCCGGCGGCAGCTGCACAGCCAGCCGCAGGTCCAGGCCCGCGTTAAGAGATGCCTGTGCACGCTTGTGTAGTTCGAAGCGCTGCGTGCCAGGCTCGAACTTGCGTTTGGGCCTGAATGTCTTGTCCTTGTTGAACACTTGTTTAAGGAATGGGTTTGACATCTTAGTGGCACCTGATTctcagaacaggaagcagagagtgtggCAAGATGGTGGCCTGTGCTGCAGGTCCCCAGAGGCCTGAAACCGGAAAGGACAGCATTAGTGCTGGGCTTGTGCACAGACTATCATCTCAGCAATCAGTatgctcaggcaggaggatcacaaactTAAACCAGTCTGGGCCACACAGGAACAACTGGGAGGCTACTCATAACACACACTTATaaacccaggaagctgaggcaggaggattgccccaAGTTGTAGATGAGCCTGGGCTGCAAGGTAAGGATGTAGGACCTGTGTAAGCGTAGGGACTTTTCTGAGCTGTTCTAGAAACAAACATCACGCAGGCAGACTTCTGGCAGGAACCAGTTTCACCAACATCACACAAAATGATGGTCTCAGATGGGCCTATGTTCTCCCGAGTCCTGACACAGGCCAGGGACTGCTGTGACTGCTGCTTCAGGAAACATGAGGGAGCACATGGAGGTGACAAAACCATGTGGTGCTGCCTGCAGCAAGCACTGCTCAGGTCCCTAGCACCTCGGGTGTGACCTGTGTGAGCAAAGGTTCGGTACAGACTGGAGGAAGAGCCTGACACGAGGTCACCCGGATTAGCCGGGCAGCCCCCCATTCCATTCAATGATCAAGTCTTTTCTTTCAAGAGCTGGGGACAGAACCTAGACTTCAGCAGGTCAGTGTGCCAGGGAGGATCCACTGCACCGTGCTCCCTGAGATGGGCTAGGCCATCAGGGAAAGGCAACTGGAGTTGGACCTTGGGGTGTAGCCCGTGAGATGAAACAAGTTGCtaaggaaactggagagacagCACAGACAGAAGGGGAAGCTGGGATGGGGAGTGGCATGTGGTGTGGGCTAGCCCCTCCCACCAGAGGCAGCCTCACCTCACTCACAATAACAACTTGTGTGTCTTTTttacagacagggtctcatgtgacccaggctggtctccaagtCACTATGCAGCAGGGATGACCTTGAGTCCCCCACCCTCTTGTCTCCACATTGTGAGATGAGACACCAAGCACGGCCACCGCATAGTTAACCCTTTTAACCCTCATAACTCTCCCATCAGTCCTCGGCACTTCCGCTTTTTTTCTTATATAGTTGTGGCCGCCGTGTTGTGCCTGCTGGGCCCCTCAAGGAGAGTGGACAGAACTGAAGTCACACCTTCACTCAGAGCTATGACGACCCTGACTACAGAGCCCAGCTTTAGCCCGGGGTCCTCAGATGGACAGGAGAGAGACGCAGCCTGGGTACCTGCATGCTGGCTACGACTGAGACTTGCGCACgaggaagaagagactgagagacagcGAAGTGTGGTGACCAGACAAAAAGCGACACACTATGGAACTTCATGATGGGAAATGCCGAGATGTGAGGGCTGGGGAAGGACATCGTAGTTCATAGGGTGatggaatgttctagaattaGAGGTGGTGACTGCACAACTTAGCCGGAACTTAACACACTGTGCTATGTGCCTTAGACCTGCGAGTGAGCCACAGGGCACACAGATCAGGAAGTCACGAGAACTGCAAGAGAATGCTCGGTCTGCCCCCTCTCTCGCACGCTGGAGACAGGGACAAGAAGCAGAGGTTGCTTCCCTGGGCCTGATGCTGGGTCAGCTTCAACATCCCAAGTCTGACTTTAGAGGCAACACCACTATGGAAAGGTATCTAGGAAATAAGCCTGTTCCTACAAAGCAAGTGTGGTTCAGGTCCAGGTGCAGGGAGAGCTGGGATTCGAGGCCATTGAATGCTACATACCTATTTCCAGACCAGCCCTGGcaaacatgagaccctgtcacaaaaacaaaacaagagcttCCCATGTGGCAAAGCCTGTGATCACAGCACCCtggggcagaagcaggtagatttctgtgaattcaaagccagcctggtctacagagtgagaccatgtCAAAATCAAACAGAGGTTGACAACTATCTGACAGTGAGCCCCCATGGGGGTCACTGTGGACACCAGTCAAGGTAGGGtacccagaggcaggaacctaCAGGCAAAGAGTCTGTGGATACCAGACGGCCCAACTTCCTCATAGCATGTCCACTGCACCCCACCGCCATCACACACCTGACCAGTACTTCACAGCCTTCCAGACAGTTCTCCTGACCCCAGACTACTCTCCGGCCACAGTGGCCACTGGGCCATATGCTTCATGCAGGGTATGCAGGAAGTGTCCTTGGCCTCCCACCCAGTGCACATTGGGTATTACCATCCACCCCCCCACAATGACCTTGGGTCCCCTGGAGAGGTGGTATGGCAGCAATCCCCTGCCCTAAGCGCCCTCCGGGTGTGAGACTGAGACTGATGGTTGGCTTGTTTGGCACACATACAGCCTGTGGGAGGCACTGAGGCTGGACTGTAACACACACTGTACAGGCTGAGGTGGCAGACGCCTCACGGAGCCTACTGACACATACCCCCTGGGCTCGCCTGGCTTCTGTGACTTCCTGCTTCAACCCCATGCCTCTGACCCCTTAGACAGGCAGACCAGCCTGGGGCCTCCCTGAGAGGCAATTACTTAAGGCAAGCcagtttttcctttcctgtctttctgaGACACAGCCTCgaatagcccaggttggcctttacCCCTGGTCATCTTGTCATCTTGCCTCCCTGGTCGTCCAGGGCTAGGCAGCATAGCAGTCAGGCCCACAGACCTTCACTGTGACTGTTCTGCATTTGCAAGTCGTCCTGCAGGCACTGTGTATACACTCCACCATCTCTGAACAAGTCTCAGTTGACGGGagcagtggctgctgtggcagGCTTTCTCCTACCGCGGGCTATCCATCTGCCACAGGGCTTTCCTGGGGAAAACTTTGGGGAGTCCCTCCAATGCTGTCACCAAGCTGTGTCAAGCAGGAGCTGGGGCCACCATGAGCAGGTGTGAGGACTCCTCTGGAACATCGCAGGCCTGGGGCTGGCCTCAAGGGACTATAGGAAGGAACAGCCCTCTCAGCTGGGTGATGCCTCCAGGGACCTAGACCAACAAGGTTCTGGAAGTTTCTTTCACTTATCTGGT harbors:
- the Mob3a gene encoding MOB kinase activator 3A, which codes for MSNPFLKQVFNKDKTFRPKRKFEPGTQRFELHKRAQASLNAGLDLRLAVQLPPGEDLNDWVAVHVVDFFNRVNLIYGTISDGCTEQSCPVMSGGPKYEYRWQDEQRFRKPTALSAPRYMDLLMDWIEVQINNEDIFPTNVGTPFPKTFLQAVRKILSRLFRVFVHVYIHHFDRIAQMGSEAHVNTCYKHFYYFVTEFNLIDPKELEPLKEMTSRMCH